Proteins encoded by one window of Blautia faecicola:
- a CDS encoding ATP-binding protein, with the protein MLTILGEHLPLVLVGGAEALVAIVLVGKIRMRGGGTGKKRKKTDPEQILLDTLEKRKQEVCILIRKADMMPVYTAGDLEGMTGVTEQRLKEDITVFTTILEDPAQGEKIWKEYRAWNGGENFQAEMQLSNGQWMHMTAQKSPQEGYELIWLETTTGIHDRIRQYETQLDASREASQSKTSFLYRMSHEIRTPMNGIMGMLTLAKGKMKKTDPAMLYLENAEKVSEHLLSLINDILDMSRIEAGKVELEQKVFSLSGLGQRLYDMFAKNLESRGIRYAVNYEEMTVDYVVGDELRISQIIINFLSNAVKFTKEGEIVVTFRQMMLQDQTVDLMIRVHDTGTGMDPKFIKRIFRPFEQESADTAKQYGGTGLGMAITDQLVKLMGGEIVVESTPEVGSDFSVYLHLPIASKPVETMELPKKTGQEQTDQEEDVFRGRRILVAEDNEMNAMIATEILEEMGAEVLTAENGQEAVEAFSSHPEQYFDFILMDVQMPVMDGREAVRTIRAMHRADARKIPIFALSADAFVEDERLSAESGMNGHFAKPVDFIALRHEIKNFL; encoded by the coding sequence ATGCTTACAATATTAGGAGAACATCTTCCGCTTGTGCTGGTTGGCGGCGCGGAGGCACTGGTGGCAATCGTACTTGTCGGAAAGATACGGATGCGAGGCGGAGGAACCGGAAAAAAACGAAAGAAAACGGATCCGGAGCAGATTTTGCTGGATACGCTGGAAAAAAGAAAGCAGGAGGTCTGCATTCTGATCCGGAAAGCAGATATGATGCCGGTATATACAGCAGGTGATCTGGAAGGAATGACCGGAGTTACCGAACAGCGGCTGAAAGAAGATATCACGGTATTTACCACTATATTGGAAGATCCCGCGCAGGGAGAAAAAATATGGAAAGAATACCGTGCATGGAACGGCGGGGAAAATTTCCAGGCGGAGATGCAGCTGAGTAATGGACAGTGGATGCATATGACCGCACAGAAAAGCCCGCAGGAAGGGTATGAACTGATCTGGCTGGAGACAACGACCGGGATCCATGACAGGATCCGGCAGTATGAGACCCAGCTGGATGCATCCAGAGAGGCAAGCCAGTCAAAGACCAGTTTCCTCTACCGGATGTCCCACGAGATCCGGACACCGATGAACGGTATCATGGGTATGCTGACCCTTGCAAAAGGAAAGATGAAAAAGACAGATCCGGCGATGCTGTATCTGGAAAACGCAGAAAAAGTGTCCGAACATCTGCTCTCGCTGATCAACGATATTCTGGATATGTCCAGGATCGAAGCGGGAAAAGTGGAACTGGAACAGAAAGTGTTCAGTCTGTCAGGTCTTGGACAGCGGCTTTATGATATGTTTGCGAAGAATCTGGAAAGCCGCGGCATCCGTTATGCGGTCAATTACGAGGAGATGACGGTGGATTATGTAGTCGGGGATGAACTCCGTATCAGCCAGATCATCATCAACTTCCTGTCAAATGCAGTGAAGTTTACAAAAGAGGGTGAGATCGTGGTGACATTCCGGCAGATGATGCTGCAGGATCAGACCGTCGATCTGATGATCCGGGTACATGATACCGGAACCGGTATGGATCCGAAGTTTATCAAGCGGATCTTCCGTCCGTTCGAGCAGGAGAGTGCCGATACGGCGAAACAGTACGGAGGAACCGGACTGGGTATGGCGATCACCGATCAGCTGGTAAAACTGATGGGTGGTGAGATCGTGGTAGAGAGTACGCCGGAAGTCGGATCGGACTTTTCCGTGTATCTCCATCTTCCGATCGCAAGCAAGCCGGTGGAGACAATGGAACTGCCGAAGAAAACCGGACAGGAGCAGACGGATCAGGAAGAAGATGTGTTCCGCGGCCGTCGGATCCTTGTAGCAGAAGACAATGAGATGAATGCGATGATTGCGACAGAGATTCTCGAGGAGATGGGTGCGGAAGTACTCACAGCAGAGAATGGTCAGGAGGCAGTGGAAGCTTTCAGCAGTCATCCGGAACAATATTTTGATTTTATTTTGATGGATGTACAGATGCCGGTGATGGACGGCCGGGAAGCTGTAAGGACGATCCGGGCGATGCACCGGGCGGATGCGCGGAAGATTCCGATCTTTGCGCTGTCTGCGGATGCGTTTGTCGAAGACGAACGGCTGTCTGCCGAGAGTGGCATGAACGGTCATTTCGCAAAACCGGTGGATTTTATCGCGCTGCGGCATGAGATTAAAAATTTTCTATAA
- a CDS encoding leucine-rich repeat domain-containing protein, producing the protein MDEKKMKRAGIVAIAVPALTVGTVALVSAYQAGNDFQPFNTDRELQKNQVVFSDDEEAAGEQEQQQGEESEYWKKNTDFPKDKSPVSGSQNGKYLFENGLLDQSNQTNNITVLGDTATGGVQSPAGQGSGQPIYNLTGDKGNADTIIQGTVSQGGNGNGTGESGNGNGSSSGTDKNQGTDSNNGQNSSDSKTDDPLIPTPTPTPATRPASSAKDPDSNKATPGIIGGDSNPYTEDVSNNFKNPENTKGVIIQKSVFNTDGMLYKGQIIDKTRTYNALETFAYIDDSKGNRSFYVWGSNALDNYIRIEAVSFDGGETWSDVFPMTIPKDIDADQMVIRVGYRFSTNDTEWTQMDVPYAPEDSRIYVMTEAITEENQVLDTTKVLNSDQHLEEGTMLNLLRYQVMYLGEDGLTTLFPGWSEDGKLVDWYYIATVGRHILEPEDPVALDLAYTVQLRQVWMSDTFDVGWQYDNLCYLQALTSVEKSALQTAGENETRLEVPEYIQAVMMDDDANISVDYLDIPDTVLYIAGNNDGLKVKKGYSVGENNPCYAMADDGVLTNKSGTEYLNIPYEKEEITVKEGVTKVSVSEKNEIQTLKIDASSMEEMPEISYENLKNCKILVKDDLLEEFMKENWDSLKDDPGNCVVAISEPTRMYRMKYGCMIDQNGSMRRLVDATGNKVQLASEVTNIEEGAFDGVENVATLLMPKNGENIGLEENCFQNSGIRKILCYTKLQYRVVQEQLKGSGASEDVEVELLATSKEGYSYAVTEEDGEKEVTLISIPDGLQSFDGVMTDQEGNPITITAVDDYAFSEAGDLEWVSLPESVKKIGYEAFGNCTALQGVIIESRDVIEIGNQAFDGCKALRFVASNAPQGVMDEDYDPGLTDTFGNRTFFTPTNSEGYYGNIWFTEESGVYSFEVVEVGETGKALYGTNAAGEPWLLLRSGGHLDAQVSLPDTTLEIWSQALEYTTTQSGRYTVNWENLGQLWIDSGAFYSSQLGGDITLSDSCYLASYAVYNCDQLTSVTMGDNIGQIGEGTFGGCDSLTTAQFGTMQDSVALYSGLFNDCNQLTSITINDYTAPSLVVLGTSGFQFNFGWTQEEEEANLKIRIPEGSEVNYVKKWRYFYAGYVESGDYPAYLNMWYDIRYQHMDWLTWEFPSDEEVDELVEAALLSAENRIRRMIGTETVSEPVDYYPYHLDNEGMLSLAGTPSDITVMNLWMQLDNLPDNWFLDYIGTGAFKRAKNLGMVLIPDMISGIFTNAFDGVESDSLMLYFMSETPPALKGWSEEHPFVFGTTSTPIYMMLPDGSEETYIQSWIFPMAGYEDLAAMRESIKAKLAEAGEDDSDQAVDIEVANRLLPLENQLRAMIGMEQITDPKDLSVTLDNLPDSEEAETDEELSGSEEETKETDGVQEDRKKEETEEDPDTEQKTEDSSKEEKQNPTGGSAEKDALTSEGTENKKENQENTDTAGNGSGEETQE; encoded by the coding sequence ATGGACGAAAAGAAGATGAAGCGAGCGGGGATTGTGGCAATTGCAGTCCCGGCACTGACTGTGGGAACGGTGGCACTGGTATCTGCGTATCAGGCGGGCAATGATTTTCAGCCATTTAACACAGATCGTGAATTACAGAAGAATCAGGTTGTCTTTTCTGACGATGAGGAAGCGGCAGGCGAGCAGGAACAGCAGCAGGGAGAAGAAAGCGAATACTGGAAAAAAAATACAGATTTCCCAAAGGACAAGAGCCCTGTTTCGGGATCACAGAATGGAAAATATCTGTTTGAGAACGGTCTTCTCGACCAGAGCAATCAGACCAATAATATTACGGTGCTTGGAGATACCGCCACAGGTGGTGTACAAAGCCCGGCCGGTCAGGGAAGTGGACAGCCGATCTACAATCTGACGGGTGATAAAGGAAATGCTGATACGATCATTCAGGGAACCGTAAGCCAGGGTGGAAACGGTAACGGTACGGGAGAATCCGGGAATGGAAACGGAAGTTCTTCCGGTACGGATAAGAATCAGGGAACGGACAGCAACAACGGACAGAACTCTTCGGATTCCAAGACGGATGATCCGCTGATCCCGACACCGACGCCGACACCGGCAACCCGTCCTGCCAGTTCCGCGAAAGATCCGGACAGCAACAAGGCAACTCCGGGAATTATAGGTGGAGACAGCAACCCTTATACGGAAGATGTATCCAATAATTTCAAGAATCCGGAAAATACAAAAGGGGTTATTATACAGAAGTCCGTGTTCAATACAGATGGTATGCTGTATAAGGGACAGATCATAGATAAGACGAGAACCTACAATGCACTCGAGACCTTTGCCTATATCGATGACAGCAAGGGAAACAGAAGCTTCTATGTATGGGGAAGCAATGCGCTCGATAACTATATCCGTATCGAGGCGGTTTCCTTTGACGGCGGAGAAACCTGGAGCGATGTGTTTCCGATGACAATCCCGAAAGACATCGATGCTGATCAGATGGTGATCCGGGTGGGATACCGTTTCTCCACAAATGATACGGAATGGACACAGATGGATGTTCCGTATGCACCGGAAGACAGCAGGATCTATGTCATGACAGAGGCGATCACCGAGGAAAATCAGGTACTGGATACGACAAAGGTACTGAACTCGGATCAGCATCTGGAAGAGGGAACCATGCTGAATCTCCTGCGGTATCAGGTGATGTATCTTGGGGAAGACGGGCTGACAACACTTTTTCCGGGCTGGAGTGAGGATGGAAAGCTGGTGGACTGGTATTATATAGCCACCGTCGGCCGTCACATTCTGGAACCGGAAGATCCGGTGGCACTGGATCTGGCGTACACGGTTCAGCTGCGACAGGTGTGGATGTCAGATACGTTTGATGTCGGTTGGCAGTATGATAACCTGTGCTACCTGCAGGCACTGACCAGCGTGGAAAAGAGTGCGTTGCAAACAGCCGGAGAGAACGAGACGCGTCTGGAAGTACCGGAATATATCCAGGCGGTTATGATGGACGATGATGCCAATATTTCTGTGGATTATTTGGATATCCCGGATACGGTTCTTTACATTGCCGGAAATAATGACGGACTGAAAGTAAAGAAGGGTTATTCGGTAGGTGAGAACAATCCGTGCTATGCGATGGCGGATGACGGAGTTCTGACTAACAAAAGCGGAACGGAGTATTTGAACATTCCGTATGAAAAAGAGGAGATAACGGTAAAAGAAGGCGTTACCAAAGTCTCAGTCAGCGAGAAAAATGAGATCCAGACCCTTAAAATCGATGCGTCCTCGATGGAGGAGATGCCGGAGATCTCGTATGAAAATCTGAAAAACTGTAAGATTCTGGTAAAAGATGACCTGCTGGAAGAATTTATGAAGGAAAACTGGGACAGCCTGAAAGATGATCCGGGAAACTGTGTTGTTGCGATCAGTGAACCGACCCGAATGTATCGGATGAAATATGGCTGCATGATCGATCAGAACGGTTCCATGCGGCGTCTGGTTGATGCAACGGGAAATAAAGTGCAGCTCGCATCGGAAGTAACCAACATTGAGGAAGGTGCTTTTGATGGCGTAGAGAATGTTGCGACACTGCTGATGCCGAAAAACGGAGAAAATATCGGGCTCGAAGAAAACTGTTTCCAAAACAGCGGGATCCGGAAGATTCTGTGCTATACAAAGTTACAGTACCGGGTGGTGCAGGAACAGCTGAAGGGTTCCGGGGCATCAGAGGATGTTGAAGTGGAACTTCTGGCAACTTCCAAGGAAGGATATTCCTATGCCGTGACGGAAGAGGACGGAGAAAAAGAAGTCACGCTGATTTCCATTCCGGACGGTTTGCAGAGTTTTGACGGAGTCATGACGGATCAGGAAGGCAATCCGATTACAATCACGGCAGTGGATGATTATGCATTCAGCGAAGCCGGGGATCTGGAATGGGTAAGTTTACCGGAGAGTGTTAAAAAGATCGGCTATGAGGCGTTCGGGAACTGTACGGCACTGCAGGGTGTGATCATCGAATCACGGGATGTGATCGAGATCGGAAATCAGGCATTTGACGGGTGTAAAGCACTCCGTTTTGTGGCGTCCAATGCGCCACAGGGCGTGATGGATGAGGATTACGATCCGGGACTCACAGATACTTTTGGAAACCGGACATTTTTTACACCGACGAATTCAGAAGGATATTACGGAAACATCTGGTTTACCGAAGAATCAGGAGTGTATTCATTTGAGGTCGTGGAAGTGGGCGAAACAGGAAAGGCACTTTACGGAACCAATGCGGCCGGAGAACCGTGGCTGCTGCTTCGTTCCGGAGGACATCTGGATGCACAGGTCAGTCTGCCGGATACCACGTTGGAGATCTGGAGCCAGGCACTGGAGTATACCACCACACAAAGCGGACGGTATACCGTCAACTGGGAAAATCTCGGTCAGCTGTGGATCGACAGCGGTGCATTTTACAGTTCGCAGCTGGGAGGTGATATTACACTGAGCGACAGCTGCTACCTGGCAAGCTATGCGGTGTATAACTGTGATCAGCTTACCAGTGTGACGATGGGAGATAATATCGGACAGATCGGTGAGGGCACGTTTGGCGGCTGTGACAGTCTGACAACGGCACAGTTTGGCACGATGCAGGACAGCGTGGCACTGTACAGCGGTCTGTTCAATGACTGTAATCAGCTTACCAGCATTACGATCAATGACTACACAGCTCCAAGTCTGGTCGTTTTGGGAACTTCCGGTTTCCAGTTTAACTTTGGCTGGACACAGGAGGAAGAAGAAGCCAATCTGAAGATCCGGATTCCGGAAGGCAGTGAAGTGAATTATGTGAAAAAATGGCGGTATTTTTATGCCGGCTATGTGGAATCCGGGGATTATCCGGCATATCTGAATATGTGGTATGATATCCGATATCAGCATATGGACTGGCTGACCTGGGAATTCCCTTCGGATGAAGAGGTGGATGAACTGGTGGAGGCAGCTCTTTTGTCGGCAGAAAACAGAATCCGCAGGATGATCGGAACCGAAACAGTGAGCGAACCGGTAGACTATTATCCGTACCATCTGGACAATGAGGGGATGCTGTCACTGGCGGGAACACCGTCGGATATCACCGTTATGAATCTGTGGATGCAGCTGGATAACCTGCCGGATAACTGGTTCCTGGATTACATTGGAACCGGAGCCTTTAAGCGTGCAAAAAATCTGGGTATGGTACTGATCCCGGATATGATTTCCGGTATTTTTACCAATGCATTTGACGGCGTGGAAAGCGATTCCCTGATGCTGTATTTTATGTCGGAGACACCGCCGGCACTGAAAGGATGGTCTGAAGAGCACCCGTTTGTATTTGGCACGACGAGTACGCCGATCTATATGATGCTGCCGGATGGAAGCGAGGAGACTTATATCCAGTCCTGGATCTTCCCGATGGCAGGTTATGAGGATCTTGCGGCCATGCGTGAGAGTATAAAAGCCAAACTGGCAGAGGCAGGAGAGGATGATTCGGATCAGGCAGTGGATATCGAGGTGGCAAACCGTTTACTTCCGCTGGAAAACCAGCTGCGCGCCATGATCGGTATGGAACAGATCACGGATCCGAAGGATCTGAGTGTGACGCTCGACAATCTGCCGGACAGTGAAGAGGCGGAAACAGACGAGGAACTTTCCGGATCGGAAGAGGAAACGAAAGAGACGGACGGCGTACAGGAAGATCGGAAGAAAGAAGAGACAGAAGAAGATCCGGACACAGAACAGAAGACGGAGGATTCTTCAAAGGAAGAGAAACAGAACCCGACGGGTGGCAGTGCGGAAAAGGACGCTCTGACATCGGAGGGAACAGAAAATAAAAAAGAAAATCAGGAAAATACAGATACTGCCGGAAATGGTAGCGGAGAGGAGACACAGGAATGA